Proteins from one Impatiens glandulifera chromosome 2, dImpGla2.1, whole genome shotgun sequence genomic window:
- the LOC124924431 gene encoding cytochrome P450 CYP82D47-like: MSSIDFSSLDLVSPSMAGALLFIVMSVYYFLKGQLFQILGTRAHRKLNKPPEASGAWPVLGHLRLFRGPKLFHITLSEMADKYGPIFSIRLGLRRAIVVSNWELAKELSTTHDLAVASRPQMLAAKHLGYNYAMFAFSPYGSYWREIRKFVSLELLSMRQLNLLGHIRVSETKSSIQQLYKLWADKGDGVMVEMRQWISDLTTNVVFKMIYGKSYSGDDVDMEEARKFQGIFKKFIHLFGANVVGDMIPWLRWLDIGGHEKSMKETSKEYDHLLTKFLNEHNDRRERYGPDKTNRDFMDVMISMLKNADIDSYDADTINKSTCSILNIAGADTTANMVTWTLCLLMNHRHVLIKVEAELDIHVGKGRIVEESDIPNLVYLQAVIKESLRLYPPAPLGGPREVTRDCVIGGYHVAAGTRLFLNIWKLQRDPKIWSDPLEFQPERFMTTHSNIDVHGQSFELIPFGAGRRVCPGIKLAMKMGQLVLASLLHSFQFSNLNDKLVDMTQTEGLTLSKATPLEVIITPKLSSDLYA; the protein is encoded by the exons ATGAGTTCCATTGATTTCTCCTCTCTTGATCTTGTGAGCCCTTCAATGGCAGGCGCATTACTTTTTATAGTAATGTCcgtttattatttcttaaaagggCAGTTGTTCCAAATTCTTGGTACTAGAGCTCATCGTAAACTTAATAAACCACCGGAAGCAAGCGGAGCATGGCCCGTGTTGGGTCACCTCAGGCTTTTCCGTGGTCCCAAACTTTTCCACATAACATTGTCTGAAATGGCTGACAAATATGGCCCGATTTTCAGCATCCGTCTTGGACTTCGCCGAGCCATTGTGGTTAGCAATTGGGAGTTGGCCAAAGAACTGTCCACCACTCACGACCTAGCCGTGGCATCACGTCCTCAAATGCTAGCAGCAAAGCACTTGGGGTACAACTATGCCATGTTTGCCTTTTCCCCATACGGGTCATATTGGCGGGAGATTCGAAAATTTGTGTCGTTGGAGTTGTTATCTATGCGGCAACTCAATTTGCTCGGCCATATAAGGGTGTCCGAGACAAAATCCTCAATCCAACAACTTTATAAGTTATGGGCAGATAAAGGTGATGGTGTCATGGTGGAGATGAGACAATGGATCTCGGACTTGACAACAAATGTGGTCTTTAAGATGATCTACGGGAAAAGTTACTCTGGGGACGATGTTGACATGGAGGAAGCCCGAAAGTTTCAAGGaatttttaaaaagttcatTCATCTGTTTGGTGCAAATGTGGTGGGGGACATGATACCATGGCTTCGATGGTTGGATATAGGTGGTCACGAGAAATCCATGAAAGAAACATCAAAAGAATATGACCATCTTTTGACGAAGTTTCTAAATGAGCACAATGATCGCAGGGAACGTTATGGTCCGGATAAAACCAATCGTGATTTTATGGATGTGATGATATCTATGCTTAAAAATGCTGATATAGATAGTTATGATGCTGATACAATTAACAAGTCTACATGCTCG ATTTTGAATATTGCGGGAGCTGACACCACCGCCAATATGGTTACATGGACTCTTTGCTTACTCATGAACCACCGCCATGTGTTGATTAAGGTTGAGGCAGAATTGGACATCCATGTGGGCAAAGGAAGGATCGTGGAGGAGTCTGATATTCCCAACTTGGTATACCTCCAAGCTGTTATCAAAGAATCGCTAAGGTTATACCCACCGGCTCCACTAGGAGGCCCAAGAGAAGTCACCCGAGATTGTGTCATTGGTGGCTATCATGTGGCTGCAGGGACAAGGCTCTTTTTAAACATTTGGAAACTCCAACGCGATCCTAAAATATGGTCGGATCCATTAGAATTTCAGCCAGAGAGATTCATGACCACCCATAGCAACATAGATGTCCATGGCCAGAGTTTTGAGTTGATTCCTTTTGGTGCTGGTAGGAGAGTGTGCCCGGGAATAAAGTTGGCTATGAAAATGGGGCAATTGGTGTTAGCTAGTTTGCTGCATTCTTTTCAGTTTTCAAATCTCAATGATAAATTAGTAGATATGACTCAGACGGAAGGATTGACATTATCCAAAGCTACTCCTCTTGAAGTGATCATCACTCCCAAACTTTCTAGTGATCTTTATGCATGA
- the LOC124925939 gene encoding uncharacterized protein LOC124925939 gives MEKEDSIEMNRTTSQTVEETKDASVTLQEEPSVNNSETDEDIGPNEVSPPGYSEEGNVKETSMSASDKGEDMLLENEDFSTEVISLSTTEIPKEENILEKYQINQLGETTNESSELASEQEKGLNEDDPEPVFDGIEVPDMEESMIPETQGQGYAWPEKAVALKDLVRKKSVVAVSTVLRRLSGKMEEGMHGFRGDEENYQIEKEVGSEAQEGSQKIIEKSWNPLLLIRSPSQTNAENKAELNKTILQPIALKGRILLYTKLGCHECIQARLFLQRKKLRYCEINIDIYPGRKLELERVAGSSAVPRVFFNEICIGGLNDLKNLNESGKLDEKLDYVITESPAYEAPIPPLSGEDDASTSGSIDELASIVIKMKDFVTIKDRFYKLRRFKNCFLGSEAVDFLSEDQYLEREEAVEFGQKLLSKLFFQHVLNENLFEDGNHLYRFLDSDPVVMSQCHNVPRGITDVKPKPIADISSRLRLLSRGIIEAYISQDGKHVDYRSIHGSEEFARYLRIVEELQRIDDLEGMQREEKLAFFINLNNMMAIHAILVLGHPSGPLERRKLLGDFKYLIGGCTYSLSAIQNGILRGNQRPPYNLTKPFSAKDKRLQVALPYAEPLVHFALAFGNRSGPAVRCYSPSDIDQELMEAARDFLRSGGLILDLNAKVALACKILKWYSADFGKNESEVMKHVANYMEPTESESLLELISSSQLKVVYQSYDWASNI, from the exons ATGGAAAAGGAAGATTCTATTGAGATGAATAGGACAACTTCTCAAACTGTAGAGGAGACAAAAGATGCCTCTGTTACTCTGCAGGAAGAACCTTCAGTGAACAACTCAGAAACAGATGAGGATATTGGTCCTAACGAAGTTAGTCCACCTGGTTATTCAGAAGAAGGCAATGTCAAGGAAACGAGCATGTCAGCTTCTGATAAGGGAGAAGATATGCTGCTAGAAAATGAAGATTTTAGCACTGAAGTTATCAGTTTGTCAACAACTGAAATACCTAAGGAAGAGAATATATtggaaaaatatcaaattaatcaaTTGGGGGAAACAACAAATGAAAGTAGTGAATTAGCCTCTGAACAAGAGAAAGGTTTAAATGAAGATGATCcagaaccggtttttgatgGAATAGAAGTTCCAGATATGGAAGAAAGCATGATTCCTGAGACTCAAGGCCAAGGGTATGCTTGGCCTGAGAAAGCTGTGGCTCTTAAAGATTTGGTCAGAAAAAAAAGTGTGGTTGCAGTTTCAACTGTTTTGAGACGTCTTTCTGGAAAAATGGAAGAAGGAATGCATGGTTTTCGAggtgatgaagaaaattatCAAATCGAAAAAGAGGTTGGAAGTGAAGCGCAAGAAGGCTCtcaaaaaattatagaaaagtCATGGAATCCCCTTTTACTTATCAGGAGCCCGAGTCAAACAAATGCAGAAAATAAAGCTGAACTCAATAAAACGATTTTACAACCAATAGCTCTAAAGGGAAGAATCCTGTTGTATACAAAACTTGGATGCCACGAGTGTATACAAGCTAGGCTATTTCTGCAGCGCAAAAAGCTAAGATACTGTGAAATCAATATTGACATCTATCCTGGCAGAAAGCTAGAGCTTGAGAGGGTTGCTGGTTCTTCTGCAGTTCCAAGGGTCTTTTTCAATGAGATCTGTATTGGAGGATTGAATGATCTAAAGAACCTGAATGAGTCTGGAAAACTGGATGAAAAGCTGGACTATGTGATTACAGAATCACCAGCCTATGAAGCCCCCATACCACCACTTTCTGGTGAGGATGATGCGTCGACTTCTGGATCAATTGATGAGCTGGCTTCAATTGTTATAAAGATGAAGGATTTTGTCACAATCAAAGATAGATTCTACAAATTGCGTAGGTTCAAAAACTGTTTTCTTGGTTCTGAAGCTGTTGACTTTTTGTCCGAAGATCAGTACTTAGAAAGGGAGGAG GCAGTTGAATTTGGTCAAAAGCTTTTAAGTAAATTATTCTTTCAACATGTACTCAA TGAAAACCTTTTTGAAGATGGAAACCACTTGTACCGTTTTTTGGATAGTGATCCCGTTGTGATGTCACAGTGTCACAATGTTCCAAGAGGTATAACTGATGTAAAACCGAAGCCGATTGCAGATATTTCATCTAGGCTCAGGCTTTTATCACGTGGAATTATTGAAGCTTACATATCACAAGATGGAAAGCATGTTGACTACAGAAGTATACATGGTAGTGAAGAATTTGCAAG GTACCTGAGAATAGTTGAAGAGCTTCAGAGAATAGATGACCTAGAGGGTATGCAGAGGGAAGAGAAGCTGGCGTTCTTCATAAATCTGAACAATATGATGGCCATCCATGCAATATTGGTGTTAGGTCATCCTTCTGGACCATTGGAGAGGAGGAAGCTATTGGGGGATTTCAAATATCTGATAGGTGGATGCACTTATTCACTTTCAGCTATTCAGAATGGCATATTAAGGGGTAATCAAAGGCCGCCATACAATCTTACTAAGCCATTTAGCGCAAAAGACAAGCGTTTGCAG GTTGCTCTTCCTTATGCTGAACCACTTGTTCACTTTGCATTGGCTTTTGGAAATCGATCGGGACCTGCTGTTCGATGCTATTCTCCGAGTGACATTGATCAGGAACTGATGGAGGCTGCACGCGATTTCTTAAGAAGTGGAGGTCTCATTCTAGATCTGAATGCAAAGGTTGCTTTAGCTTGCAAGATACTGAAATG GTACAGTGCTGATTTTGGTAAGAATGAAAGTGAGGTAATGAAGCATGTTGCAAATTACATGGAGCCAACCGAGTCAGAGTCATTGCTGGAGCTGATTTCATCATCTCAACTCAAAGTGGTATATCAGTCTTACGACTGGGCTTCCAACatctaa